A single genomic interval of Arachis duranensis cultivar V14167 chromosome 7, aradu.V14167.gnm2.J7QH, whole genome shotgun sequence harbors:
- the LOC107457984 gene encoding uncharacterized protein LOC107457984 yields the protein MHEIQTVAKEYINDKEVSRVVAANKRQSGYSQARQPGNGERAKEQAREEAPNKAPRPFPRVGKFTNYTLLTFPIVEVYQQIAEKGILPKPRPLKDRTGGNKNLYCDYHKGYGHQTRDCYDLKDALEQAIREGKLATFSHLIREPRRRYRDQDEEGKTHSAKRRQEPEERDHGLTVINVVTAKNAAPKSWSAHKKDAKVLTVSSPPVRSSKKPPSISFGPEDQWFNDAPENHPMVITTRVGTGLVKRILVDTGADSNIMFRNVFDALGLKDADLTTHQHGVIGLGDHFIKLDGVISLPISVGQAQGRRSAMAEFVILRDSTAYNIILGRKTINDVEAIINTKLLVMKFVTDDGSIGSLRGDLETAVACDNASLSLRRKSREASGVFLADLDSRVDDKPRPEPEGDLEKFVIGDTEEKFTFINKNLPRELKETLIEMIRANRDLFAWTPADMPGIDPEIMSHHLAVRSEARPVAQRRRKMSAERAEEVARQTTSLLEAGFIREVDYSTWLSNVVLVKKHNGKWRMCVDYSDLNKACPKDCFPLPNIDALVDAAAGYRYLSFMDAYSGYNQIPMHRPDEDKTAFITPGGTFCYRVMPFGLKNAGATYQRLMSKIFHDLIGKTVEVYVDDILAKTTQPDDLIKDLGKVFMSLRQHGMRLNPLKCAFAMEAGKFLGFMITQRGVEANPEKCQAILQMKSPGCIKDVQRLAGRLTLLSRFLGASATKALPFFNLMKKGMAFEWTPACEEAFRHFKEILAAPPVLGKPKDGEPLYLYLAITGEALAAVLVREDGKAQQPVYFISRALQGAELRYSKLEKLALALLTSSRRLKRYFQSHQVVVRTDQGIRQVLQKPDLAGRMMTWSIELSQYDIRYEPRQAIKAHAMADFLVEVTGDPSEEVSTRWKLHVDGASNQTFGGAGIILESPIGVVYEQSVRFEFPISNNQAEYEALIGGLTLAAEVGARRLEICSDSQVVTSQVNGSYQAKDPLLQKYLEKVKSLSQKFEEVTIHHVPRERNTRADLLSKLASTKPGEGNRSLIQGMTREPAVTLHMTSLGSSWLDPITNFLEHGKLPNDEKDAAKLRREAAKYAVIQGQLFRKGLNQPLLKCLHPDQTNYVLREVHEGCCGHHIGGKALARKLIRAGYYWPSMMADSKEFVKKCVKCQQNANFARAPASELSLLTTSQPFSQWGVDLLGPFPVGPGQVKYLIVAIDYYTKWIEAEPLASISSSNCRKFMWRQVITRFGIPEVVISDNGTQFTDKKFTEFLNGLGIRQRFSSVEHPQTNGKVESANKIIFSGLKKRLDNKKGAWADELASVLWSYRTTEQSSTKETPFRLTYGVDAVIPVEIGEPSPRLLLKGVEETVEKDLIDEAREMAHLTETALKQRMALRYNTKVLKREFEPNDLVLRRNDIGPPTPGAGKLAANWEGPYRVKKVMGKGAFKLERLDGKEVPRTWNADNLRRFYS from the coding sequence ATGCACGAGATCCAGACGGTGGCCAAGGAGTATATAAATGACAAGGAAGTCAGCCGAGTCGTGGCTGCCAATAAACGGCAGTCCGGTTACAGCCAAGCTCGGCAACCGGGTAACGGAGAAAGAGCAAAGGAGCAAGCCAGGGAGGAGGCACCAAACAAGGCACCCAGGCCGTTCCCTCGGGTCGGGAAATTTACTAACTACACCCTACTCACTTTCCCCATCGTGGAAGTCTATCAGCAAATAGCTGAGAAGGGAATTCTGCCGAAGCCCCGACCGCTCAAGGACCGTACGGGAGGAAACAAGAACCTCTATTGTGATTACCACAAGGGTTATGGCCATCAAACACGGGACTGTTACGACCTGAAAGATGCACTCGAACAAGCGATAAGAGAAGGTAAACTAGCAACATTCTCTCACCTCATCAGAGAACCGAGAAGGCGCTACCGCGACCAAGACGAGGAAGGCAAGACCCACTCGGCCAAACGGCGACAAGAGCCTGAAGAAAGGGACCACGGCCTCACCGTGATAAACGTGGTGACAGCAAAAAATGCCGCGCCAAAATCCTGGTCGGCACACAAGAAAGATGCTAAGGTCTTGACGGTCTCCTCCCCGCCGGTGCGAAGCTCTAAGAAGCCTCCCTCCATTTCTTTCGGCCCGGAAGATCAATGGTTCAACGACGCGCCGGAAAACCaccccatggtcattacgaCCAGAGTGGGAACCGGCCTCGTCAAACGGATCCTTGTCGACACAGGAGCCGATTCAAATATCATGTTCCGCAACGTGTTCGACGCACTAGGGCTAAAGGATGCCGACCTGACAACTCACCAGCATGGGGTTATTGGGTTGGGCGACCACTTCATCAAACTGGACGGAGTAATATCCCTACCGATCTCGGTAGGGCAAGCCCAAGGTCGAAGATCGGCGATGGCCGAGTTCGTAATCCTCCGAGATTCCACCGCCTACAACATCATCTTGGGAAGGAAGACGATAAACGATGTTGAAGCGATAATCAACACTAAGCTGCTAGTCATGAAGTTCGTTACCGACGACGGGTCCATAGGGTCCTTAAGAGGGGATCTCGAGACAGCAGTCGCATGCGATAATGCTAGCTTATCCCTGAGAAGGAAATCCAGAGAGGCATCCGGTGTGTTCCTAGCCGACCTGGACTCCAGAGTAGACGACAAACCAAGACCAGAACCAGAAGGGGATCTAGAAAAATTCGTGATCGGTGACACGGAAGAGAAGTTCACGTTCATTAATAAGAACCTGCCACGTGAGTTAAAAGAGACCCTGATCGAAATGATAAGGGCCAACAGGGATTTGTTCGCTTGGACACcagccgacatgccaggcatagatccagAAATCATGTCACACCATCTGGCTGTCAGGTCGGAAGCACGCCCGGTAGCGCAACGAAGGAGAAAGATGTCGGCAGAAAGGGCAGAGGAGGTGGCCAGGCAAACGaccagcctcctggaagcaggTTTCATACGAGAAGTAGACTACTCGACGTGGCTCTCGAATGTAGTCCTAGTGAAAAAACACAATggcaagtggagaatgtgcgtagACTACTCTGACCTTAACAAGGCATGCCCTAAGGATTGTTTCCCCCTTCCTAACATAGACGCACTCGTCGACGCGGCGGCGGGCTACCGCTATCTAagcttcatggatgcctactccGGTTATAaccagataccgatgcaccgtCCAGACGAAGACAAAACGGCGTTCATAACGCCAGGAGGAACCTTCTGTTACAGGGTGATGCCATTCGGCCTGAAAAATGCAGGGGCGACATACCAAAGACTTATGAGCAAGATTTTCCACGATCTGATAGGCAAGACAGTGGAGGTCTATGTCGACGATATCCTCGCAAAGACAACGCAACCTGACGACCTCATAAAGGATCTGGGAAAGGTTTTCATGTCTCTCCGACAACACGGCATGAGGCTAAATCCCCTCAAGTGCGCCTTCGCCATGGAAGCCGGCAAGTTTTTGGGATTCATGATAACTCAGAGAGGGGTAGAAGCTAACCCGGAGAAATGCCAGGCAATACTCCAGATGAAGAGCCCGGGTTGCATCAAGGACGTCCAAAGGTTGGCAGGGCGGTTGACCTTATTATCCCGGTTTCTCGGAGCCTCGGCAACAAAGGCCCTGCCATTCTTTAACCTCATGAAGAAAGGGATGGCGTTCGAGTGGACACCCGCATGTGAGGAGGCCTTTCGGCACTTCAAGGAAATCCTGGCGGCACCACCCGTCCTCGGGAAGCCAAAGGACGGGGAACCACTATACCTATACCTCGCTATAACGGGGGAAGCCCTGGCTGCAGTTCTGGTGCGGGAGGACGGAAAAGCTCAACAGCCAGTCTATTTCATAAGCAGGGCCTTGCAAGGAGCAGAATTAAGGTACAGCAAGTTGGAAAAGCTAGCCCTAGCACTTTTGACTTCCTCACGAAGGTTGAAGCGGTACTTCCAAAGTCACCAAGTTGTCGTCAGAACGGACCAAGGGATCCGGCAAGTACTTCAAAAACCCGATCTGGCGGGAAGAATGATGACTTGGTCCATCGAACTCTCCCAGTATGATATACGATACGAACCCCGGCAAGCCATCAAGGCGCATGCGATGGCAGATTTTCTAGTAGAAGTAACAGGGGATCCAAGCGAAGAAGTGAGTacacggtggaagctccatGTGGACGGAGCCTCCAACCAGACTTTTGGAGGTGCCGGGATCATCCTGGAAAGCCCGATTGGGGTTGTATACGAACAGTCGGTCAGATTCGAATTTCCCATCtcgaacaaccaggcagaatatgaagcccttATAGGAGGCTTAACCCTAGCAGCGGAAGTCGGAGCAAGAAGACTGGAAATATGCAGCGATTCCCAAGTCGTCACCTCCCAAGTAaacgggagctaccaagccaaagatccatTGCTACAAAAGTACTTGGAAAAAGTTAAAAGCTTGAGCCAAAAGTTTGAAGAGGTCACGATCCATCACGTACCTAGAGAAAGGAACACACGGGCAGACCTCCTATCAAAGTTGGCCAGCACGAAGCCGGGAGAAGGCAACCGATCTCTCATTCAAGGTATGACGAGAGAACCAGCGGTCACACTGCACATGACAAGCCTAGGCTCTTCATGGCTAGACCCCATCACCAACTTCCTAGAACACGGCAAACTCCCTAACGACGAAAAGGACGCAGCGAAATTGAGAAGGGAAGCAGCCAAATACGCCGTCATCCAAGGACAGTTGTTCAGGAAAGGGCTCAACCAGCCCCTACTGAAGTGCCTACACCCTGACCAGACGAACTACGTCCTCAGGGAAGTCCATGAAGGCTGCTGTGGGCACCACATCGGAGGCAAGGCCTTAGCGAGGAAATTAATCCGAGCTGGATACTATTGGCCGTCAATGATGGCGGACTCCAAGGAGTTTGTCAAAAAATGTGTAAAGTGCCAACAGAATGCCAACTTCGCCAGGGCGCCGGCCTCCGAGTTAAGCTTGCTAACGACCTCCCAGCCATTTTCTCAATGGGGAGTCGACCTCTTAGGGCCCTTCCCAGTCGGCCCTGGACAAGTCAAGTACCTCATAGTCGCAATTgactactacaccaaatggatagaggccGAACCACTAGCTAGCATATCCTCGTCCAATTGCAGGAAATTCATGTGGAGGCAAGTGATAACACGATTTGGGATACCAGAAGTCGTCATCTCAGACAACGGCACGCAATTTACTGACAAAAAGTTCACGGAATTCCTCAACGGCCTGGGTATAAGACAAAGGTTCTCTTCGGTAGAACACCCCCAGACGAACGGAAAGGTGGAGTCCGCCAACAAGATTATCTTTTCAGGgctgaagaagaggttggataATAAAAAGGGTGCTTGGGCCGACGAACTAGCATCGGTTCTCTGGTCCTACCGAACAACTGAGCAATCCTCCACTAAGGAAACTCCCTTCCGGCTAACGTATGGGGTGGACGCAGTAATACCCGTAGAGATCGGTGAACCGAGCCCGCGGTTACTTTTGAAAGGAGTAGAGGAAACCGTGGAAAAGGACCTGATAGATGAAGCCAGGGAAATGGCCCATTTGACAGAAACAGCGCTAAAACAAAGAATGGCTCTGCGCTACAACACCAAAGTGCTCAAGAGGGAATTCGAGCCGAACGATCTCGTCCTGAGGCGGAACGATATCGGCCCACCGACCCCTGGAGCAGGCAAGCTAGCGGCAAACTGGGAAGGCCCCTACAGAGTCAAAAAAGTGATGGGAAAAGGTGCCTTCAAGTTAGAAAGGCTTGATGGCAAGGAAGTCCCGAGGACATGGAACGCGGACAACCTTAGAAGATTCTACTCCTAG